From the Oryctolagus cuniculus chromosome 17, mOryCun1.1, whole genome shotgun sequence genome, the window AAAGTTCTCTATCTTCTTCTCACTTCCATCTGTGACAATTCACAGCTTCTGCGAGCTTGTCGGGCCCTTCAGAGCGGGGAAGCTGGAGGTGGCCTCTCTTTACCTCATGCGGAAACTCACGAGTTCTGGAAGCATCAGGAGAAGCTGCAGTGCCTCAGTCTCCTTTACCTTTTCTCCGTCTGTCACATCCTGCTCCTGGTCCATCCCACTTGTTCCTTTGACATCACTTATGATCGAGTGTTCAGAGCCCTGGATGGACTGAGACAGAAAGTACTGCCTCTCCTCAAAACAGCCATTAAAGATTGTCCGGTGGGCAAAGACTGGAAGCTTAATTGCCGACCTTGCCCACCAAGGCTCCTTTTCCTCTTTCAACTCAATGGCGCCCTCAAGGTGGAACCCCCTCGGAACCAAGACCCAGCTCATCCAGACAAGCCCAAGAAACATTCTCCCAAAAGGAGACTGCAGCATGCCCTGGAGGATCAAATCTATAGAATCTTCCGGAAGAGTCGTGTCTTGACTAATCAGAGTATCAACTGTCTCTTTACTGTGCCTGCCAACCAAGCTTTTGTGTACATTGTCCCCGGAAGCCAGGAAGAGGACCCAGTAGGCATGTTGCTGGACCAACTTAGGAGTCACTGTACTGTTAAGGACGCggagtctttgctggtgcctgcACCCCTTTCTGGGCCCAGGCGATACCAGGTGATGAGACAGCACAACCGACAGCAACTTTCCTTCCATATTGACAGCAGCAGTTCGAGTTCTTCAGGCCAGCTAGTGGATTTCACTCTCCGGGAATTCCTATGGCAGCATGTGGAGCTAGTCTTAAGCAAGAAGGGCTTTGATGACAGCGTGGGCAGGAACCCACAGCCTTCCCATTTTGAACTTCCCACTTACCAGAAGTGGGTCTCAGCAGCTTCAAAACTGTATGAAGTAGCTATTGATGGGAAAGAGGAGGACTTGGGTTCACCCACTGGGGAGCTAACATCTAAGATTTTAAGCAGTATTAAAGTCTTGGAAGGGTTTTTGGATATTGACACAAAATTCTCAGAAAACCGATGCCAAAAAGCTTTACCCATGGCCCATAGTGCTTACCAGTCAAATTTGCCTCATAATTACACAATGACTGTTCATAAGAATCAGCTTGCCCAGGCTCTTCGAGTGTACAGTCAACATGCTAGAGGTCCAGCCTTTCACAAGTATGCCATGCAGTTACATGAGGACTGCTACAAATTTTGGAGCAATGGCCATCAGCTCTGTGAGGAGAGGAGTTTAACTGATCAACACTGTGTACATAAATTTCACTCATTACCTAAATCAGGTAGCCAAAATTTTTTCAGCATTTTGAAATCACAAGTTTGaactgtttttttattattttagggtAATTTGttcatcatgtatttttaaaagagccCTACAAAAATATAGCTGCATCAATTGTAGGTTTTCTTTTCTGCTCTAAAAGAAAATACCAGCTATACAACttgcttattttcttatatttaaagaaaaaacactagTGATTTGGTaaagttttagaaattttatattaattgttttggagaatttttttaaactcaaatGAACACAGTGAAGTGTAAGGTCACCGTGATGATGGTTGCAGGAGGAAAAATTTACTTAGAAATCTGAAGCTttagattaaaatataaattatttattttcactccTTTCTTTTGTTACTTGTATTCGGTcaaggttttgtgtgtgtttcctaTTATTTCCAAAGAACTACTTGGAGGATTTTTAGAATTCAGTGTTGTTAGAATTGCAAAGTAGATCTGATTCTGCATTGTGTTTGTGAAATTAATAGTGACTTATATTTTCCAGGAGAAAAACCAGAGGCTGACAGAAATCCTCCTGTGCTGTATCACAACAGTCGGGCTCGATCCACTGGTGCCTGTAACTGTGGCAGGAAACAAGCACCTCGAGATGATCCCTTTGATATCAAGGCAGCTAACTATGACTTTTATCAGGTAGAGACTGagttttttctacttctttcttttcttgctaAATATCATCTGAGTAAAAGCACATAATTTTCAGAAGCAGAATACCTAGAAGAGTAAATGCAGCTACAGTGTGATATATAAAGAAGAGTGAGTtctttttatgtacttatttgctTCCATGATGATTGTTGGTGAAGAATGTGTtacttttgattaaaaaaaagtttacagagctctttttttccccccctctGTAGCTTCTGGAAGAAAAATGTTGTGGAAAATTGGATCATATCAATTTCCCAGTATTTGAACCAAGTACTCCAGATCCTGCTCCTGCCAAAAATGaatcctctcctgcccctccagATTCGGATGCTGATAAACTTAAGGAAAAAGAACCTCAAACCCAAGGAGAGAGCACAAGCCTAAGTCTAGCTTTGAGTCTGGGCCAGTCCACAGATAGCTTAGGTACCTATCCAGCTGATCCGCAAGCAGGAGGAGACAATCCAGAAGTTCATGGTCAAGGAGAAGTGAAAACTGAGAAGAGGCCAAACTTGGTTGATCGACAAGCATCCACAGTTGAGTATCTTCCAGGCATGCTACATTCAAATTGCCCTAAAGGTCTCCTACCCAAATTCTCCAGCTGGTCTTTGGTTAAACTAGGTCCTGCCAAATCGTATAACTTTCATACAGGTTTGGACCAACAGGGCTTCATTCCAGGAACAAACTATCTTATGCCTTGGGACATTGTCATCAGGACTAGAGCTGAAGAAGAAGGAGACTTAGACACAAAttcttggcctgctccaaatAAAGCTATTCCTGGAAAGAGAAGTGCAGTTGTAATGGGAAGAGGAAGACGGCGAGACGACATAGCTCGAGCTTTTGTGGGCTTTGAGTATGAAGATTCTCGAGGTCGGAGGTTCATGTGCTCGGGACCTGACAAAGTAATGAAAGTAATGGGAAGTGGACCCAAGGAATCAGCTTTGAAAGCCCTAAACAGTGATATGCCCTTATATATTCTGTCATCATCTCAGGGTAGAGGGCTCAAACCACATTATGCTCAACTTATGAGGCTTTTTGTAGTGGTTCCTGATGCTCCTTTGCAGATAATACTAATGCCTCAGGTAAGAACATGACTTTGTTCCCAAACAAAATACTGATACTTGTTTTGAAAAAGTACATGATAATATCAGAactatttatttcattaaattttaaatttaaatgtctttttaaaccTAATActgtgtttcttaaaaaaatgaattgtagGAGGCTgatgttatggtgcagcaggttaaactgccacttgggattcctgcatctcatattggggtgctggtttgagtttcagctacttgtgatccagcttccttctaatgtgcctgggaaggcagcagataatggtccaaggacgtggggccctgccacccccgtgagagaattggatggagttctgggttcctgatttTGACTTTGGCttcaactctggctattgtggttatttgggggagtgaactagtgtatggaagattctctctctcattcttcctttcaactaaataaacaagtatttttaaaatggtggGTATTTTGATCAGTTTGCATAGTTTGTTTCAGATGTTTGAggttaaaaatctaaaaaaaaaacaagataacaCCTGACTAAAGAATCTAATACTGGGTATGATTAGAAATAGTG encodes:
- the SMG8 gene encoding nonsense-mediated mRNA decay factor SMG8, whose translation is MAGPVSLRELLMGASAWTSSESPGESPTEGGASAAGGPEPPWREDEICVVGIFGKTALRLNSEKFSLVNTVCDRQVFPLFRQQDPGDPGPGIKSETGTAGEAGGAGDPGAAAGDPVRGGASAAEGSRTDPGSQDYSLLQAYYNQESKVLYLLLTSICDNSQLLRACRALQSGEAGGGLSLPHAETHEFWKHQEKLQCLSLLYLFSVCHILLLVHPTCSFDITYDRVFRALDGLRQKVLPLLKTAIKDCPVGKDWKLNCRPCPPRLLFLFQLNGALKVEPPRNQDPAHPDKPKKHSPKRRLQHALEDQIYRIFRKSRVLTNQSINCLFTVPANQAFVYIVPGSQEEDPVGMLLDQLRSHCTVKDAESLLVPAPLSGPRRYQVMRQHNRQQLSFHIDSSSSSSSGQLVDFTLREFLWQHVELVLSKKGFDDSVGRNPQPSHFELPTYQKWVSAASKLYEVAIDGKEEDLGSPTGELTSKILSSIKVLEGFLDIDTKFSENRCQKALPMAHSAYQSNLPHNYTMTVHKNQLAQALRVYSQHARGPAFHKYAMQLHEDCYKFWSNGHQLCEERSLTDQHCVHKFHSLPKSGEKPEADRNPPVLYHNSRARSTGACNCGRKQAPRDDPFDIKAANYDFYQLLEEKCCGKLDHINFPVFEPSTPDPAPAKNESSPAPPDSDADKLKEKEPQTQGESTSLSLALSLGQSTDSLGTYPADPQAGGDNPEVHGQGEVKTEKRPNLVDRQASTVEYLPGMLHSNCPKGLLPKFSSWSLVKLGPAKSYNFHTGLDQQGFIPGTNYLMPWDIVIRTRAEEEGDLDTNSWPAPNKAIPGKRSAVVMGRGRRRDDIARAFVGFEYEDSRGRRFMCSGPDKVMKVMGSGPKESALKALNSDMPLYILSSSQGRGLKPHYAQLMRLFVVVPDAPLQIILMPQVQPGPPPCPVFYPEKQEITLPPDGLWVLRFPYAYVTERGPCFPPKENVQLMSYKVLRGVLKAVTQ